The Flavobacterium piscisymbiosum genome includes a region encoding these proteins:
- a CDS encoding glucoamylase family protein, with the protein MVRISVLLLVFSLFGCGSNSDKSKENEKENAVAVKLTDEELLSTVQKQTFKYFWDYAEPNSGLARERYHPDGVYPENDANIVTTGGSGFGLMALVSGMSQGYITKEQGVERLNKIADFLGKADRFHGAWSHWIDGNTGKVKPFGTKDNGGDLVETSFLVAGMITVREYLKDGSENEKAVAQKYDALWKGVDWQWYTNNKNVLYWHWSPSYAWQMNFPLEGYNECLITYVLAASSPTHSIDAKAYHEGWARSGGIVSSKTKYNLPLILKHNGAEEYGGPLFWAHYSYVGLDPNQLTDKYANYWDLNVNQTKIDYEYCVENPKKFEGYGPDYWGLSASYSRNPDGSIGYNAHFPTNDVGVISPTAAISSIVYTPKESMALIRNLYDNHKDKTWGEAGFYDALSLQNDNWVAKRYLAIDQGPEVVMIENYRTGLLWKLFMNAPEVKQGLVKLGFKSGKYGIQ; encoded by the coding sequence ATGGTTAGAATTTCAGTTTTATTATTAGTTTTTAGTCTTTTTGGTTGCGGATCCAATTCTGATAAATCAAAGGAAAATGAAAAAGAGAATGCAGTTGCTGTAAAATTAACAGATGAAGAACTTCTATCAACAGTTCAAAAACAAACGTTTAAATATTTTTGGGATTACGCGGAGCCAAATTCCGGATTAGCAAGAGAACGTTATCATCCAGACGGAGTTTATCCTGAAAATGATGCTAACATCGTAACAACAGGAGGTTCAGGGTTCGGATTAATGGCTTTAGTTTCAGGTATGTCTCAAGGTTATATTACCAAAGAGCAAGGAGTTGAACGACTAAACAAAATTGCTGACTTTTTAGGCAAAGCAGATCGTTTTCATGGAGCATGGTCACACTGGATTGACGGAAATACAGGAAAAGTAAAGCCTTTTGGAACCAAGGATAATGGTGGAGATTTAGTCGAAACTTCATTTTTGGTTGCGGGAATGATTACAGTTCGTGAATATCTTAAAGATGGTTCTGAGAACGAAAAAGCAGTTGCTCAAAAATATGACGCACTTTGGAAAGGTGTTGACTGGCAATGGTACACCAATAATAAAAATGTATTATACTGGCACTGGTCGCCTTCTTATGCGTGGCAAATGAATTTTCCTTTAGAAGGATATAACGAATGTTTGATAACTTATGTTTTGGCAGCATCTTCGCCAACACATTCAATTGATGCAAAAGCATATCATGAAGGATGGGCGAGAAGTGGCGGAATTGTTTCTTCTAAAACAAAATATAATCTTCCATTAATCTTAAAACATAATGGAGCTGAAGAATATGGCGGGCCTTTATTCTGGGCACATTATTCTTATGTTGGTTTAGATCCAAATCAATTGACTGATAAATATGCAAATTATTGGGATTTGAATGTGAACCAAACAAAAATAGATTATGAATATTGTGTTGAAAATCCAAAGAAATTTGAAGGTTACGGACCGGACTATTGGGGATTATCAGCATCTTATTCAAGAAATCCTGACGGATCAATCGGGTATAATGCACATTTCCCAACAAATGATGTAGGAGTTATATCACCAACAGCGGCAATAAGCTCAATTGTATATACGCCAAAAGAATCTATGGCACTTATAAGAAATCTTTATGACAATCATAAAGATAAAACTTGGGGAGAAGCTGGTTTTTATGATGCTTTGAGTTTACAAAATGATAATTGGGTTGCAAAACGTTATTTAGCAATTGATCAGGGACCAGAAGTAGTAATGATTGAAAATTACAGAACAGGTTTATTATGGAAATTATTCATGAATGCACCAGAAGTAAAACAAGGCTTAGTTAAACTTGGTTTCAAATCCGGGAAATACGGAATTCAATAG
- a CDS encoding prolyl oligopeptidase family serine peptidase — MKFKIALIAILFSVMGFAQSETTGKIKTVQVTKYELGYALHKPANTKDKKPLIVFISGDGEKGTDIEKVKINGPLKYLKTHQLDAYVLAPQCKEDENWNIESIDELILKIQKENKIDPDRIYVTGLSSGGWAAWNLALSYPDKFAAIVPISGFVDLIELESACKIANIPTRIFHGLLDDVVKVDYAITIYKELKKCNAKDVQLTIFDDAGHDSWSRVYDNPEIYDWMFKQMKMNTNK; from the coding sequence ATGAAATTTAAAATAGCGTTAATAGCGATATTATTTTCTGTAATGGGTTTTGCGCAAAGCGAAACAACCGGAAAAATAAAAACAGTACAAGTAACCAAATATGAATTGGGTTACGCATTACACAAACCGGCCAATACAAAAGATAAAAAACCATTAATAGTTTTTATTTCGGGTGATGGAGAAAAAGGAACAGACATTGAAAAAGTAAAAATTAATGGACCTTTAAAATATCTGAAAACGCATCAATTAGATGCTTACGTTTTAGCTCCTCAATGCAAAGAAGATGAAAATTGGAATATTGAATCTATTGATGAATTGATTTTAAAAATTCAAAAAGAGAACAAAATAGATCCTGACAGAATATATGTTACCGGTTTAAGTTCCGGAGGTTGGGCAGCATGGAATTTAGCATTATCATATCCGGATAAGTTTGCAGCAATTGTACCTATTTCAGGTTTTGTTGATTTGATTGAATTAGAAAGTGCGTGTAAAATTGCAAATATTCCAACCAGAATTTTTCACGGACTATTAGATGATGTAGTAAAGGTAGATTATGCGATCACCATTTACAAAGAATTAAAAAAGTGCAATGCCAAAGATGTACAATTAACAATTTTTGATGATGCAGGCCACGATAGCTGGTCGAGAGTGTATGACAATCCTGAAATTTATGACTGGATGTTTAAACAAATGAAAATGAATACGAACAAATAA
- the bglX gene encoding beta-glucosidase BglX, with amino-acid sequence MKNKLVLLFLGCAVLGYAQKKNTKSTVKIKPRSEFVAELMSKMTLDEKLGQLNLPTSGDITTGQANSSDVATKIAEGKVGGLFNIKSVQKIREVQKIAVEKSRLKIPLIFGMDVIHGYETTFPIPLGLSCTWDMGLIERSAQIAAQEASADGINWTFSPMVDVSRDPRWGRVSEGSGEDPYLGSRIATAMVNGYQQHDLSKNNSIMACVKHFALYGAPEGGRDYNTVDMSHIRMFNDYFPPYKAAVDAGVGSVMASFNEVDGIPATGNKWLMTDVLRKQWGFKGFVVTDFTGIPEMIEHGMGDLQAVSAQSLNAGVEMDMVGEGFLGTLKKSLDEKKVTIETIDNAVKLILEAKYDLGLFSDPYKYCDEKRAKTEIFTASSRKEARSISAQSLVLLKNQGQVLPLKKSGTIALIGPLADAKENMPGTWSVATKMENAISLLAGIKEVAGPSTKVLYAKGSNLDYDETFETNATMFGKTLHRDGRSKEELLAEALKVANQSDVIVAALGESAELSGESSSRTNLEIPQAQKDLLNALLKTGKPVVLVLFDGRPLVIKEENETVPAILNVWFAGSEAGYAIADVLFGDVNPSGKLTSTFPRSVGQLPIYYAHKNTGRPLSNTEGKFEKFRSNYIDERNEPLFPFGFGLSYTSFEYSNLKISADKMNAAGKLKVTVDVANTGKYDGKETVQLYIRDLVGSVTRPVRELKNFQKITLKKGEKQTVTFDITVEDLKFYNSDLQFVAEPGQFDVFVGGNSNADKKVSFELTK; translated from the coding sequence ATGAAAAACAAATTAGTCTTACTATTTTTAGGATGTGCTGTTTTGGGTTATGCCCAGAAAAAGAATACTAAAAGTACAGTAAAAATTAAACCAAGGTCGGAGTTTGTAGCTGAATTAATGTCGAAAATGACATTAGATGAAAAATTAGGGCAGCTTAATTTACCAACTTCTGGAGATATTACTACAGGACAAGCAAACAGTTCTGATGTGGCGACAAAAATTGCTGAAGGTAAAGTTGGAGGTTTATTCAATATTAAATCTGTTCAAAAGATTAGAGAAGTACAAAAAATCGCTGTAGAAAAAAGCCGTTTGAAAATTCCGTTGATTTTTGGAATGGATGTTATTCACGGTTACGAAACAACATTCCCAATTCCGTTAGGATTATCTTGTACATGGGATATGGGATTGATCGAAAGAAGTGCTCAGATTGCAGCTCAGGAAGCAAGTGCTGACGGTATCAACTGGACATTCTCTCCTATGGTTGACGTTTCTCGTGATCCGCGTTGGGGAAGAGTTTCTGAAGGTTCTGGTGAAGACCCGTACTTAGGAAGCCGAATTGCAACTGCAATGGTAAACGGATACCAACAACATGATCTTTCAAAAAATAATTCCATTATGGCCTGTGTAAAACACTTCGCTTTATATGGTGCTCCGGAAGGTGGTCGTGATTATAACACAGTTGATATGAGTCATATCAGAATGTTCAATGATTATTTTCCTCCTTACAAAGCAGCTGTTGATGCCGGAGTAGGATCTGTTATGGCTTCTTTTAACGAAGTTGACGGAATTCCTGCAACAGGAAACAAATGGTTAATGACTGATGTTTTAAGAAAACAATGGGGTTTTAAAGGTTTCGTAGTAACTGATTTTACTGGAATCCCTGAAATGATCGAACACGGTATGGGAGATTTACAAGCAGTATCTGCTCAGTCTTTAAATGCAGGTGTTGAAATGGATATGGTTGGAGAAGGTTTCTTAGGAACTTTGAAAAAGTCATTAGACGAGAAAAAAGTAACGATCGAAACAATCGATAATGCTGTTAAACTTATTTTGGAAGCGAAATACGATTTAGGATTATTTAGTGATCCTTATAAATATTGTGATGAAAAAAGAGCAAAAACTGAAATCTTTACTGCAAGCAGTAGAAAAGAAGCAAGATCAATTTCTGCACAATCATTGGTTTTACTAAAAAATCAAGGCCAGGTATTACCTCTTAAAAAATCTGGAACTATCGCTTTGATCGGGCCATTGGCAGATGCAAAAGAAAATATGCCGGGAACATGGAGTGTGGCTACAAAAATGGAAAATGCTATTTCATTATTAGCAGGAATCAAAGAAGTAGCAGGACCTTCAACAAAAGTATTATATGCTAAAGGAAGTAACTTAGATTACGATGAAACTTTTGAAACTAACGCAACAATGTTTGGTAAAACCTTACACCGTGATGGTCGCTCGAAAGAAGAGTTATTAGCAGAAGCTTTAAAAGTAGCAAATCAATCTGATGTGATTGTTGCAGCTCTTGGAGAATCAGCAGAATTAAGTGGAGAATCTAGCAGCCGTACGAATTTAGAAATTCCACAAGCTCAAAAAGATTTATTAAATGCATTATTAAAAACAGGAAAACCAGTTGTTCTAGTTTTATTCGACGGACGTCCATTAGTGATTAAAGAAGAAAACGAAACTGTTCCTGCAATTTTAAATGTTTGGTTTGCTGGTAGTGAAGCAGGTTATGCTATTGCTGATGTATTGTTTGGAGATGTAAATCCTTCTGGAAAACTTACATCAACTTTCCCTAGAAGCGTTGGTCAATTGCCAATTTATTATGCACACAAAAATACAGGAAGACCACTTTCTAACACAGAAGGTAAATTCGAAAAATTCAGATCTAATTATATCGACGAAAGAAACGAGCCATTATTTCCATTTGGTTTTGGTTTAAGCTATACCTCTTTTGAGTATTCAAACCTGAAAATTTCAGCTGATAAAATGAACGCTGCAGGAAAATTGAAAGTAACTGTAGATGTTGCAAATACTGGAAAATATGATGGAAAAGAAACAGTTCAGTTGTATATCAGAGATTTAGTTGGTTCAGTAACAAGACCAGTTAGAGAACTGAAAAATTTCCAAAAAATTACACTTAAAAAGGGTGAAAAACAAACCGTGACTTTTGATATCACAGTTGAAGATTTAAAATTTTATAATTCTGATTTACAATTTGTAGCAGAACCTGGGCAGTTTGATGTTTTCGTTGGTGGAAATTCAAATGCCGATAAGAAAGTTAGTTTTGAGTTAACTAAATAG
- a CDS encoding glycerophosphodiester phosphodiesterase family protein produces the protein MNTNKTFYAFLIMLIIVGFSSCNAQKNAIVAHRGAWKKNNLPENSIASLRHAIDLKLPGSEFDVWRTADDSLIINHDAHYNKLLIEETNYADLIKFKLSNGEKLPTLHEYIVEGKKNNKHTLLVCEIKPSEISKERGKETALKTVATIKKLKADKNTCYISFDYEILKEIRKVDQKAVLQYLEGNKSPKEVKADNINGVDYHYSFFKKHPEWIKEAKENKIILNAWTVNEAADMDWIIENKFDYITTNEPELLRERIKNKE, from the coding sequence ATGAATACAAATAAAACATTTTACGCATTTCTTATAATGCTGATCATAGTTGGTTTCTCTTCTTGTAATGCACAGAAAAATGCTATCGTAGCACATCGCGGAGCATGGAAAAAAAATAACTTACCTGAAAATTCTATTGCGTCCCTAAGGCATGCGATCGATTTAAAACTTCCGGGTTCAGAATTTGACGTTTGGAGAACTGCAGATGATTCATTAATAATTAATCACGATGCGCATTATAATAAATTGCTTATCGAAGAAACAAATTATGCTGACTTAATCAAGTTTAAACTTTCTAACGGAGAAAAGCTTCCAACTCTGCACGAATATATTGTTGAAGGTAAAAAGAATAATAAACATACTCTTTTGGTATGCGAAATAAAACCTTCGGAAATAAGCAAAGAAAGAGGAAAAGAAACGGCGCTAAAAACGGTTGCAACGATCAAAAAACTAAAGGCAGATAAAAACACCTGTTACATTAGTTTTGATTACGAAATCCTAAAAGAAATTAGAAAAGTAGATCAAAAAGCAGTTTTGCAATATTTAGAAGGAAATAAGTCTCCAAAAGAAGTAAAAGCAGACAATATCAATGGTGTAGATTATCATTATTCATTCTTTAAAAAACATCCCGAATGGATTAAAGAAGCAAAAGAGAATAAGATCATTTTAAACGCCTGGACAGTTAATGAGGCTGCTGATATGGATTGGATTATCGAAAACAAGTTTGATTATATCACCACCAATGAACCTGAATTATTGAGAGAAAGAATAAAGAATAAAGAATAA
- a CDS encoding discoidin domain-containing protein, with protein sequence MYKLSSISLLMLLIGFNINISAQKSSIPGKTEWFDPNKPASTYCNPINIGYNYTTYNHNRIPESRRSSADPVIITYKNEYYLFATNQAGFFWSKDMSDWNFVYGSFQREPGDDDQCAPAAWVVNDTLFYVGSTWKKDHPIWKTADPKSGRWLRHVDKAMLPTWDPAIFQDDDKKVYMYYGSSGKLPLVGTEVDYKTWLPVGNQADYAQLYAATEVEDIQRPYGQIKEVVGLDPKNHGWERFGPNNDMEPAPWGDFIEGAWMTKHNGKYYMQYGAPATEFKGYANGVHVGNSPLGPFEYQKHNPMSYKPGGFVIGAGHGNTFADNYGNYWNTGTCKISIKDRFERRIDMFPAGFDKDDVMYSITSYGDFPIVLPTQQRDQTKGASTGWMLLSYKKPVTVSSSEECMEVETHRVDNGGKKVYEKFCYGAENLTDENIQSYWSAKTADPGEWLQMDLGRPMEIKALQINYADHKATQFNKAMDIYYQYKIYMSDDAKNWTLVVDKSKNDKDVPHDYVELTKSIKARYIKMENIHNASGLFAISDFRVFGNGLLEKPKAVNSLKVDRNKTDSRNAMISWKKQTDAIGYNIYYGISPDKLYNSIMVYGDNLYDFRGLDKGTKYYFTIEAFNENGIGTKNKIIEIK encoded by the coding sequence ATGTATAAACTATCGTCTATATCGCTTTTGATGCTTTTGATAGGATTTAATATCAATATCTCGGCACAAAAATCCAGTATCCCTGGTAAAACAGAATGGTTTGATCCTAATAAACCTGCGTCAACCTATTGTAATCCAATTAATATTGGGTACAACTACACCACTTATAATCATAATAGAATCCCGGAATCCCGTCGTTCAAGCGCAGATCCCGTAATTATTACCTATAAAAATGAATATTACTTATTTGCGACCAATCAGGCTGGTTTCTTTTGGAGTAAAGATATGTCAGACTGGAATTTCGTTTACGGAAGTTTTCAAAGAGAGCCAGGTGATGATGATCAGTGTGCACCAGCTGCCTGGGTTGTAAATGATACTTTATTTTATGTAGGTTCAACCTGGAAAAAAGATCATCCAATCTGGAAAACTGCCGATCCTAAATCAGGAAGATGGTTACGACATGTAGATAAAGCAATGTTGCCGACCTGGGATCCTGCTATTTTTCAGGATGATGACAAAAAAGTGTATATGTATTACGGTTCAAGTGGAAAATTGCCTCTTGTAGGTACCGAAGTAGATTATAAAACTTGGTTGCCAGTAGGAAATCAAGCAGATTATGCACAATTGTACGCTGCAACCGAAGTAGAAGACATTCAACGTCCATACGGACAAATAAAAGAAGTCGTGGGTCTTGATCCTAAAAATCATGGCTGGGAACGTTTTGGACCTAATAATGATATGGAACCTGCACCTTGGGGTGATTTTATAGAAGGTGCCTGGATGACCAAACACAACGGAAAATACTATATGCAATACGGCGCTCCGGCAACAGAATTTAAAGGATATGCAAATGGAGTTCATGTTGGTAATAGTCCGTTAGGGCCTTTCGAATATCAAAAACACAATCCGATGTCGTATAAACCGGGCGGATTTGTAATTGGAGCAGGACACGGAAATACTTTTGCTGATAATTACGGTAATTACTGGAACACCGGAACTTGTAAAATTTCGATAAAAGATCGTTTTGAGCGTCGTATCGATATGTTCCCGGCAGGTTTTGACAAAGATGATGTCATGTATTCTATCACTTCTTACGGCGATTTCCCAATTGTATTGCCAACACAGCAACGCGATCAGACGAAAGGCGCTTCAACGGGATGGATGTTACTTTCGTATAAAAAACCGGTAACTGTTTCTTCTTCTGAAGAATGTATGGAAGTAGAAACTCATAGAGTAGATAATGGTGGTAAAAAAGTATACGAGAAATTTTGTTACGGTGCCGAAAACTTAACCGATGAAAATATTCAAAGTTATTGGTCTGCCAAAACAGCTGATCCGGGAGAATGGCTTCAAATGGATTTAGGAAGACCAATGGAAATTAAGGCATTGCAGATTAATTATGCAGACCATAAAGCCACTCAGTTTAATAAAGCAATGGATATTTATTATCAATATAAAATATACATGTCAGATGATGCTAAAAACTGGACTTTGGTAGTTGATAAATCCAAAAATGATAAAGATGTTCCTCACGATTATGTAGAGCTAACAAAATCAATAAAAGCACGTTACATTAAAATGGAAAACATTCATAATGCATCAGGATTGTTTGCGATCTCAGATTTCAGAGTATTCGGGAATGGATTATTAGAAAAACCAAAAGCGGTTAATTCGCTTAAAGTCGATCGAAATAAAACTGATTCAAGAAATGCTATGATCTCATGGAAAAAGCAAACGGATGCAATTGGTTACAATATCTATTACGGAATTTCGCCTGATAAACTATACAACAGTATAATGGTGTACGGCGATAATTTATATGATTTTAGAGGTTTAGACAAAGGAACAAAGTATTACTTTACGATCGAAGCTTTTAATGAGAACGGAATTGGAACAAAAAATAAGATTATAGAAATAAAATAG
- a CDS encoding M20/M25/M40 family metallo-hydrolase, with protein MKKKILLAALVLNGLTLFAQSNDEKNIKLFYKKALTEAKCYSWLEYLSNDIGSRLSGSKGAAEAVEYTKRQLESLGLDKVYLQEVMVPHWVRGEKETAYILDGKTKTNVAICALGASVATPKTGITAEIVEVQSIDELRALGDKVKGKIVFFNRPMNPENVGTFDAYSAAGDQRRIGAKEAAKFGAVGAIVRSLNLRLDDFPHAGNQSYGDLPKDKYIPAAAISTNGAELLSKLLKANPALKFYFKQSCETLPDVVSHNVIGELTGTVTPENIMVVGGHLDSWDLADGSHDDGAGVVQSMEVVRILKNLNYKPKNTIRVVLFMNEENGGKGGAKYEEVSKQKNENHIFALESDSGGFTPRGFSIEADDANLKKIQGFKDLFEPYFVNSFIKGHSGSDIEHLTSKTIVKAGLMPDSQRYFDYHHAANDKFDAINKRELELGAATMTSLVYLIDQYGIVLPTAN; from the coding sequence ATGAAAAAAAAGATTCTTTTAGCTGCTCTGGTCTTAAACGGATTGACATTGTTTGCGCAATCGAATGATGAAAAAAACATTAAATTGTTTTATAAAAAAGCTTTAACGGAAGCAAAATGTTATTCGTGGCTAGAATATTTATCAAATGATATTGGAAGCCGGCTATCTGGATCAAAAGGCGCTGCAGAGGCTGTAGAGTATACTAAAAGACAATTAGAAAGTTTAGGACTTGATAAAGTGTATCTGCAGGAAGTTATGGTGCCACATTGGGTTCGTGGCGAAAAAGAAACTGCTTATATTTTAGACGGAAAAACAAAAACAAACGTAGCAATTTGTGCATTGGGAGCTTCAGTTGCAACTCCAAAAACAGGAATTACAGCAGAAATTGTTGAGGTACAAAGTATAGATGAATTAAGGGCTTTAGGAGATAAAGTAAAAGGTAAAATTGTATTTTTTAACAGACCAATGAACCCGGAAAATGTCGGAACTTTTGATGCTTATTCAGCAGCTGGAGATCAAAGACGTATTGGTGCAAAAGAAGCAGCTAAGTTTGGTGCAGTAGGAGCAATCGTTCGTTCATTAAATTTACGTTTAGATGATTTTCCCCATGCAGGAAATCAAAGTTATGGCGATTTACCAAAAGACAAATATATCCCGGCTGCTGCAATTAGTACAAATGGGGCTGAATTACTCAGTAAATTGTTAAAAGCAAATCCGGCGTTAAAGTTTTATTTTAAACAATCTTGTGAGACTTTGCCAGACGTAGTGTCACATAACGTAATTGGCGAATTAACAGGAACTGTAACTCCCGAAAATATAATGGTAGTGGGCGGACATTTAGATTCCTGGGATCTTGCTGATGGTTCTCATGACGATGGAGCGGGAGTAGTACAAAGTATGGAAGTCGTTCGTATACTTAAAAACTTAAACTACAAACCTAAAAATACGATTCGTGTAGTATTGTTTATGAACGAAGAAAACGGTGGAAAAGGCGGAGCTAAGTATGAAGAGGTTTCAAAACAAAAGAACGAAAATCATATTTTTGCCCTTGAAAGTGATTCAGGCGGATTTACACCAAGAGGTTTTTCTATAGAAGCAGACGATGCTAATCTAAAAAAGATTCAAGGATTCAAGGATCTTTTTGAGCCGTATTTCGTTAATAGTTTTATAAAAGGGCACAGTGGCTCAGATATCGAGCATTTAACCTCTAAAACGATTGTAAAAGCAGGTTTAATGCCAGATTCTCAACGTTACTTCGATTATCACCACGCTGCAAACGATAAGTTTGATGCTATTAATAAAAGAGAATTAGAACTTGGTGCGGCCACTATGACATCACTGGTTTATTTAATTGACCAATACGGAATTGTTCTTCCGACAGCAAATTAA
- a CDS encoding PAS domain-containing sensor histidine kinase, giving the protein MTSSAPNITKNTIDFFNQFEEFFDSSPDLLCVAGFDGYFKRINPSVSKLLEYSEEELFSKPINDFIFEADRISTTNARKNLTQKIGLYNFENRYVTKSGNVIWLLWTSFPIQKDKLVFAIAKNITFKKELEQERNAHLTELTKINNELKQLTYTTAHDLRSPVNNLLAVFDLLDTSTISDPETLELISIIEIATQSLKKTLIDHVAILDKKNEEDNQLEILNFDIVLKEVLLSINSLIHNSKAKITIDFSEAETVLFNKTSLKSIFLNLITNAIKYAKPGSLPVINFNSHRFNGSTQLTITDNGIGFDMEKIKDKIFGLHQKFNSRKDSNGIGLYLVYNHVNNLGGHICLDSKLDEGAKFTITFKD; this is encoded by the coding sequence ATGACTAGTAGCGCACCTAACATTACCAAAAATACGATTGACTTTTTCAATCAGTTTGAAGAGTTTTTTGATTCTTCGCCAGATTTATTGTGCGTAGCAGGATTTGATGGATATTTTAAAAGAATAAATCCATCTGTATCTAAATTATTAGAATATAGCGAGGAAGAATTATTCTCGAAACCTATAAATGATTTCATTTTTGAGGCAGACAGAATAAGTACAACGAATGCCCGAAAAAATCTTACCCAAAAAATTGGATTGTATAATTTTGAAAATCGCTATGTAACAAAAAGCGGTAACGTAATTTGGTTATTATGGACTTCTTTTCCAATACAAAAAGACAAACTTGTTTTTGCAATTGCGAAAAATATCACCTTTAAAAAAGAGCTTGAACAAGAACGAAATGCACACTTAACTGAACTTACTAAAATAAATAACGAACTTAAACAGCTTACTTATACTACCGCCCATGATTTGAGATCTCCGGTAAATAATTTATTGGCAGTTTTTGATCTTCTGGACACATCGACCATATCAGATCCTGAAACACTTGAACTGATTTCGATAATTGAAATCGCTACGCAAAGCCTTAAAAAAACACTAATTGACCATGTTGCAATCCTGGATAAAAAAAATGAGGAAGACAATCAATTGGAAATATTGAATTTTGATATTGTATTAAAGGAAGTTTTGCTTTCTATAAATTCGCTGATTCATAACTCAAAAGCAAAAATTACGATTGATTTTTCTGAAGCAGAAACTGTTCTTTTTAATAAAACCTCCTTAAAAAGTATTTTTCTAAATCTAATTACCAATGCTATCAAATACGCTAAACCCGGTTCTTTGCCTGTTATTAATTTTAACTCGCATCGTTTTAACGGAAGTACGCAACTGACCATTACAGACAACGGAATTGGTTTTGATATGGAAAAGATAAAGGACAAGATTTTTGGGCTTCATCAAAAATTTAACTCACGAAAAGACAGTAACGGTATTGGATTGTATTTGGTTTACAATCATGTCAATAATCTTGGCGGACATATTTGCCTGGACAGTAAACTAGATGAAGGTGCCAAATTTACTATTACTTTTAAGGATTAA
- a CDS encoding YiiX family permuted papain-like enzyme yields MKKSKYLFIGITFLLSFGCALFVAMKVFPNNPFSSQAKNKGETSVLNKIQDGDIIFQTSESNQCEAVRIATNSKFSHCGLIYNINGNWFVFEAVQPVKLTRFEDWINHGKDHKYVVKRLKNADAILTPAILQKMKDYSQKFMGKEYDAYFDWSDTRIYCSELVWKIYKNGANIELSKLKQLKDFNLTDPRVQKIVKERYGNDIPLEEKVVAPVDLVDSDLLKTVIDTY; encoded by the coding sequence ATGAAAAAATCAAAATATTTATTTATTGGCATTACATTTTTATTGAGTTTTGGCTGTGCTTTGTTTGTTGCCATGAAGGTTTTTCCGAACAATCCTTTTTCTTCTCAGGCTAAGAATAAAGGAGAAACTTCTGTGTTGAATAAAATTCAGGATGGTGATATTATTTTTCAAACTTCGGAATCAAATCAGTGCGAAGCGGTTCGAATTGCAACTAATTCGAAATTTTCGCACTGCGGATTAATCTATAATATAAACGGAAACTGGTTTGTTTTTGAAGCTGTACAGCCTGTAAAACTAACCCGATTTGAAGATTGGATCAACCACGGAAAAGATCATAAGTATGTGGTGAAAAGACTAAAAAATGCTGATGCAATATTAACTCCAGCGATTTTGCAAAAAATGAAAGATTACAGCCAGAAGTTTATGGGTAAAGAATACGATGCTTATTTTGATTGGTCTGATACGAGAATCTATTGTTCTGAATTGGTTTGGAAAATTTATAAAAATGGTGCTAATATCGAATTATCTAAATTAAAGCAGTTGAAGGATTTTAATTTAACAGATCCGAGGGTGCAAAAAATTGTGAAGGAAAGATATGGAAATGATATTCCGCTTGAAGAAAAAGTAGTTGCTCCTGTTGATTTAGTAGACTCTGATTTATTGAAAACTGTCATAGATACTTATTAA